A window of Aeromicrobium sp. A1-2 contains these coding sequences:
- a CDS encoding sulfurtransferase has product MSRESALVTANWVEENLNDPTIVLIEVDEDAEAYDKGHIPGAIKLDWKADLQDGVRHDFIGKDKLEALLSAKGVGTDDTLVFYGGNNNWFAAYAYWYLKYYGHDNLRLLDGGRKKWELDSRELSSEVPSREATVYTATQPDDSIRAFRDEVIGAIGVQNLIDVRSPDEYAGRLLAPAHLPQEAAQIGGHIPTAGNVPWSKAANDDGTFRSDAELATLYAGAGLDEGKDTIAYCRIGERSSHTWFVLKEILGHDNVKNYDGSWSEYGSLRGVPVALGDEPGAA; this is encoded by the coding sequence ATGAGCCGCGAATCAGCGCTCGTCACAGCAAACTGGGTCGAGGAAAACCTCAACGACCCGACCATCGTCCTCATCGAGGTCGACGAGGACGCCGAGGCGTACGACAAGGGTCACATCCCCGGTGCGATCAAGCTCGACTGGAAGGCCGACCTTCAGGATGGCGTCCGCCACGATTTCATCGGCAAGGACAAGCTCGAGGCGCTCCTGTCGGCCAAGGGCGTAGGTACCGACGACACCCTCGTGTTCTACGGAGGCAACAACAACTGGTTCGCGGCCTACGCCTACTGGTACCTCAAGTACTACGGTCACGACAACCTTCGGCTGCTCGACGGCGGCCGCAAGAAGTGGGAGCTCGACAGCCGTGAGCTGAGCAGTGAGGTGCCGAGCCGCGAGGCCACGGTCTACACCGCCACGCAGCCCGACGACAGCATCCGGGCGTTCCGCGACGAGGTCATCGGCGCGATCGGCGTCCAGAACCTGATCGACGTCCGCAGCCCCGACGAGTACGCAGGTCGCCTGCTCGCGCCGGCCCACCTCCCGCAGGAGGCAGCGCAGATCGGCGGGCACATCCCGACCGCGGGCAATGTGCCGTGGAGCAAGGCTGCCAACGACGACGGCACCTTCCGCAGCGATGCAGAGCTCGCCACGCTCTATGCCGGAGCGGGTCTGGACGAAGGCAAGGACACCATCGCCTACTGCCGCATCGGTGAGCGGAGCTCGCACACGTGGTTCGTGCTCAAAGAGATCCTTGGCCACGACAACGTCAAGAACTACGACGGATCGTGGAGCGAGTATGGCTCGCTGCGCGGCGTTCCGGTCGCTCTGGGCGACGAGCCGGGTGCTGCCTGA
- a CDS encoding DUF1416 domain-containing protein, whose protein sequence is MCGAIKGGPSLEGVDVANQAVIQGIVTRDGQPVGNAYVRLLDRTGEFTAEVPTSVTGQFRFFAGPGEWTLRTLAPRAISVDSPVTAAKGSVAEVAVAV, encoded by the coding sequence ATGTGCGGCGCGATCAAGGGCGGACCTTCGCTCGAGGGTGTCGACGTGGCCAACCAGGCCGTGATCCAGGGCATCGTGACGCGTGACGGCCAGCCGGTCGGCAACGCGTACGTCCGCCTGCTCGATCGCACCGGTGAGTTCACCGCCGAGGTCCCGACCTCGGTGACGGGCCAGTTCCGGTTCTTCGCCGGCCCCGGCGAGTGGACGCTACGCACGTTGGCCCCCCGGGCGATCTCGGTCGACAGCCCTGTCACGGCCGCCAAGGGCAGCGTGGCCGAGGTGGCCGTCGCGGTCTGA
- a CDS encoding folate-binding protein YgfZ, with amino-acid sequence MSEHRSPLLALHGAVGGDAPDGDVAAHYGAISAEQHRLATGETFVDLSHRDVVTISGPDRLTWLHSLTTQFLEGLAPGVQTEVLLLSPQGRIEHGFSGVDDGEIFWAHTEPGAGAALVEFLDRMRFMMRVDVVLATADWAVIGRPRATGADGPPVLSWELRPRESLLDLPAELGDPVGLWAWEAARIESGLVRVGLDTDERAIPNEFGLLGVAVHLDKGCYRGQETVARVHTLGRPPRRLVRLLLDGSVDHLPSHGSDVTLDGVRVGFVGSAARHHELGPIALAVVKRNVATTATLLADGVAANQEVLVDPEAGLHVRPVLG; translated from the coding sequence GTGTCTGAGCACCGCAGCCCGCTCCTGGCCCTCCACGGCGCCGTGGGCGGCGATGCGCCCGACGGCGACGTCGCGGCGCATTACGGCGCTATCTCTGCCGAGCAGCACCGTTTGGCCACGGGCGAGACATTCGTGGACCTTTCGCATCGGGACGTCGTCACGATCAGCGGGCCCGACCGACTGACCTGGCTACACTCGCTGACGACCCAGTTCTTGGAAGGTCTCGCGCCCGGCGTGCAGACCGAGGTGCTGCTCCTCTCGCCACAGGGCCGCATCGAGCACGGGTTCTCCGGAGTCGACGATGGCGAGATCTTCTGGGCCCACACCGAGCCCGGCGCGGGCGCTGCGCTGGTGGAATTTTTGGACCGGATGCGGTTCATGATGCGGGTCGACGTGGTTCTGGCAACGGCCGACTGGGCTGTCATCGGTCGCCCCCGTGCCACGGGCGCAGACGGCCCACCTGTGTTGTCGTGGGAGCTCCGCCCGCGCGAGTCCCTCTTGGACCTGCCGGCGGAACTTGGCGACCCGGTCGGGCTGTGGGCATGGGAGGCCGCGCGGATCGAGTCCGGACTGGTGCGTGTCGGTCTGGACACCGATGAGCGTGCGATTCCCAACGAGTTCGGCCTGCTGGGCGTGGCGGTTCACCTCGACAAGGGCTGCTATCGCGGCCAGGAGACCGTCGCCCGCGTACACACCCTCGGCCGACCGCCTCGCCGTCTGGTCCGGCTGCTGCTGGACGGTTCGGTGGACCACCTGCCGTCGCATGGCTCGGACGTGACTCTCGACGGCGTTCGGGTGGGCTTCGTCGGATCGGCGGCACGTCACCACGAGCTCGGGCCGATCGCCCTGGCCGTCGTCAAGCGCAACGTCGCCACCACCGCCACGTTGCTGGCCGACGGGGTCGCCGCCAACCAGGAGGTGCTCGTCGATCCGGAGGCCGGGCTCCACGTCCGACCGGTCCTGGGCTGA
- a CDS encoding LCP family protein, with amino-acid sequence MAGKIGKRYRDAGKRRDGGQPFHRRHRKLLVALVALVVVVPVIGTAAYAYVLNKQLGNVDNVTTKTLDEADRPDPDEGDALNILLLGSDKGEQVAGQTAEEAKANVAEDAKSATWPAGKYRSDTIMIVHISADRKSSFLTSIPRDTFTTIYDANGQPQGQNKINAAFSEYGPAGAISTVEHLTDLRMKHLAIIDWEGFKDLSTAVGGVPVHIPADTYDSAQDVQWLAGDYNLKGKKALQYVRQRHGLLRGDFDRIARQQNFLRALMGKMLDKGTMSNPVKLINTVKALTKNLTVDEEWSGGDMRGLALSLRGMQAKDVSFVQMPVAGTETIPVYGSIVRLEDAKSQELFAALRDDDLDTYLTKYPGDLLKDSKDVG; translated from the coding sequence ATGGCAGGCAAGATCGGCAAGAGGTATCGCGACGCTGGCAAGCGCCGCGATGGAGGTCAACCCTTCCACCGCCGCCACCGCAAGCTACTCGTCGCCCTCGTGGCCCTCGTCGTCGTCGTGCCGGTCATCGGCACCGCCGCATACGCGTACGTCCTGAACAAGCAGCTCGGCAACGTCGACAACGTCACGACCAAGACGCTCGACGAGGCGGACCGCCCCGATCCCGACGAGGGCGATGCGCTCAACATCCTCCTGCTGGGCTCGGACAAGGGCGAGCAGGTCGCGGGACAGACCGCCGAAGAGGCCAAGGCCAACGTCGCCGAGGACGCCAAGTCCGCGACCTGGCCGGCCGGCAAGTACCGCAGCGACACCATCATGATCGTGCACATATCGGCCGACCGGAAGTCGTCGTTCCTGACCTCGATCCCCCGCGACACGTTCACCACGATCTATGACGCCAACGGGCAGCCGCAGGGTCAGAACAAGATCAACGCCGCGTTCTCGGAGTACGGGCCCGCCGGCGCGATCTCGACCGTCGAGCACCTGACGGACCTGCGCATGAAGCATCTCGCCATCATCGACTGGGAGGGCTTCAAGGATTTGTCGACCGCCGTCGGTGGAGTCCCGGTCCACATCCCCGCCGACACCTACGACTCCGCTCAGGACGTTCAGTGGCTGGCTGGCGACTACAACCTCAAGGGCAAGAAGGCCCTGCAGTACGTCCGGCAGCGACACGGCCTGCTCCGCGGCGACTTCGACCGCATCGCGCGTCAGCAGAACTTCCTGCGTGCCCTGATGGGCAAGATGCTCGACAAAGGAACCATGAGCAATCCGGTCAAGCTCATCAACACCGTCAAGGCCCTGACCAAGAACCTCACGGTCGACGAGGAGTGGTCCGGGGGCGACATGCGTGGACTCGCGCTCTCGCTCCGCGGGATGCAGGCCAAGGATGTCTCATTCGTGCAGATGCCTGTCGCCGGCACCGAGACGATCCCGGTCTACGGAAGCATCGTCAGGCTCGAGGACGCCAAGTCGCAGGAGCTCTTCGCAGCGTTGCGCGACGACGACCTGGACACCTACCTCACGAAGTACCCCGGCGACCTGCTGAAGGACAGCAAGGACGTCGGCTGA
- a CDS encoding LPXTG cell wall anchor domain-containing protein, translating to MAAIAGAVTLLTSSVAQAYPDCGIALSLNNSTLEGGQSFKYTADAGTVDCDWTVTYAGKSKTGSGTSISGSFGTEVVTKKTTSKITASCEHATGVAPASAPTQSSDAKPAFYSTGSSAVLQAADDTVDYPTSTCPVSATVTLLPKGVSDAGDGILPNTGGSSLWILLAGGALIMAGGGVTLASRRRHQTR from the coding sequence GTGGCAGCCATCGCAGGTGCTGTGACCCTGCTGACTTCCAGCGTCGCCCAGGCCTACCCCGACTGCGGCATCGCCCTGTCGCTCAACAACTCCACGCTCGAAGGCGGTCAGTCCTTCAAGTACACCGCCGACGCCGGCACGGTCGACTGTGACTGGACCGTGACCTACGCGGGCAAGTCCAAGACCGGTTCGGGAACGTCGATCAGCGGATCCTTCGGCACCGAGGTGGTCACCAAGAAGACCACCTCCAAGATCACCGCGAGCTGCGAGCACGCCACCGGTGTTGCGCCGGCCTCTGCTCCCACGCAGTCGTCCGACGCCAAGCCCGCGTTCTACTCGACCGGCTCCTCGGCGGTCCTCCAGGCCGCGGACGACACGGTGGACTACCCCACATCGACGTGCCCGGTCTCGGCCACCGTGACGCTGCTCCCCAAGGGCGTGAGCGACGCGGGTGACGGAATCCTCCCCAACACGGGCGGATCCAGCTTGTGGATCCTGCTCGCGGGCGGTGCCCTGATCATGGCCGGAGGTGGCGTCACGCTCGCCTCACGCCGTCGCCACCAGACTCGCTGA
- a CDS encoding FABP family protein: protein MPFEIPSDLHPDLMPVVWLLGNWHGDGHGDYPTIDGFTFEQDIVFAHDTRPFLHYFSRTWITDEAGKRVRPGALETGFLRPKGEGQLELVLAHPTGYAEVWYGEVDGPRITLATDIVARTATAKEYTAGQRMYGLVEGDLMYAYDMAAEGQEMQSHLWGRLARV from the coding sequence ATGCCGTTCGAGATACCGTCCGACCTTCACCCCGACCTGATGCCGGTCGTGTGGTTGCTGGGCAACTGGCACGGCGACGGGCACGGGGACTATCCGACGATCGATGGGTTCACCTTCGAGCAGGACATCGTCTTCGCGCATGACACGCGCCCGTTCCTCCACTACTTCAGCCGCACGTGGATCACCGACGAGGCTGGCAAGCGGGTGCGACCCGGTGCTCTGGAGACCGGTTTCCTGAGACCCAAGGGCGAAGGCCAGCTGGAGCTCGTCCTGGCGCATCCGACCGGCTACGCCGAGGTTTGGTACGGCGAGGTCGACGGACCACGAATCACCCTGGCGACCGACATCGTCGCCCGCACCGCCACGGCGAAGGAGTACACCGCCGGACAGCGGATGTACGGACTCGTCGAGGGCGACCTGATGTACGCGTACGACATGGCTGCCGAGGGCCAGGAGATGCAGTCCCACCTGTGGGGGCGACTGGCCCGTGTCTGA
- a CDS encoding thioredoxin family protein, translated as MIGIVVLLVAVLLTAITAMAFKARNGRFAASTVPAGAEVLTAADLGGALGERATLVQFSSAFCSPCRATRILLDDVAAKLDGVVTIDIDAEAHLDMVRRLNIMRTPTVLVLDAGGAISTRASGLPRREQVLAALGEAIP; from the coding sequence ATGATCGGAATCGTCGTTCTCCTGGTGGCTGTGCTGCTGACGGCCATCACGGCGATGGCGTTCAAGGCCCGCAACGGGCGGTTCGCTGCGTCGACGGTGCCGGCGGGTGCTGAGGTCCTGACAGCTGCCGACCTCGGGGGCGCTCTGGGGGAGCGAGCCACGCTGGTCCAGTTCTCGAGCGCATTCTGCTCGCCGTGCCGGGCGACGCGGATCCTGCTCGACGATGTCGCGGCCAAGCTTGATGGCGTCGTCACGATCGACATCGACGCCGAGGCGCACCTCGACATGGTTCGCCGACTCAACATCATGCGCACGCCCACGGTCCTCGTGCTGGACGCCGGTGGTGCGATCTCGACCCGCGCCTCGGGGCTCCCGCGACGCGAGCAGGTCCTGGCTGCGCTCGGCGAGGCCATCCCCTGA
- a CDS encoding MoaD/ThiS family protein gives MNENGVTVHYWASARSAAGVAAEQVPASTLAALIEEISRRHRDRDRFDDVISTCSILVGETPVGARDHAEVTLHTGDTVEFLPPFAGG, from the coding sequence GTGAATGAGAACGGCGTCACAGTGCACTACTGGGCGTCTGCGCGCTCCGCGGCCGGGGTCGCGGCCGAGCAGGTTCCGGCCAGCACGTTGGCCGCCCTGATCGAGGAGATCAGTCGGCGTCACCGGGATCGGGACCGGTTCGACGACGTGATCTCGACCTGCTCGATCCTGGTCGGGGAGACGCCAGTCGGTGCGCGCGACCACGCCGAGGTGACGTTGCACACCGGCGACACGGTGGAGTTCCTGCCACCGTTCGCGGGCGGCTGA
- the dtd gene encoding D-aminoacyl-tRNA deacylase produces MRAVVQRVTQARVDVDGQTVGAIGTGLVVLLGVTHDDTTETAERLSTKIWNLRILRGEESAADIGAGILVVSQFTLYGDARKGRRPTWTAAAPGAVAEPLYDHFCASLRGAGAMVAQGVFGADMEMSLTNDGPTTLIIDL; encoded by the coding sequence ATGAGAGCCGTCGTGCAGCGCGTCACCCAGGCTCGAGTCGACGTCGACGGCCAGACCGTGGGGGCCATCGGTACGGGCCTCGTGGTCCTGCTGGGCGTGACGCACGACGACACCACCGAGACCGCCGAGCGGCTCTCGACCAAGATCTGGAACCTGCGGATCCTGCGCGGCGAGGAGTCCGCGGCAGACATCGGTGCCGGCATCCTCGTGGTCAGTCAGTTCACGCTCTATGGAGACGCCCGCAAGGGCCGCCGACCGACCTGGACGGCGGCCGCGCCGGGGGCTGTCGCCGAGCCCCTCTACGACCACTTCTGTGCCAGCCTGCGCGGGGCTGGGGCCATGGTCGCCCAGGGTGTGTTCGGGGCTGACATGGAGATGTCCCTCACGAATGATGGCCCCACCACGCTGATCATCGATCTCTGA
- a CDS encoding DUF4012 domain-containing protein, whose translation MRIGRFGGRTRYHHHRPWYQRITRVQVGWGVLGLIVVLLAAFGLQARQASSSLRLAANQAEVLQSQIVAGDDVGAKATLVGLQESAAEARSRTDGILWIVGSHVPYFGKNVSAVQTVADVIDQISQEAMPPVVKLSKQVNLNTFSPRDGKVDLAAINEIRPSIAAADEALAAANDKLVKIDADSLLVPIRGPVATIQNKIATAGSAASSSRTAAQLLPSMLGGKDTRRYLLLIQNNAEVRPTGGIAGSFAILKAKNGKLSMGEQGSTQDLPPVAKPVIPMTKDEKTVFPTTLVTDLRDANITPDFPRTGEITRALVKKGLGVDVDGVISVDPIALSYVLGGTGPVTVDNGAVIDQSNAVSTLLNRLYRQVQDNDEQDDFFASAARKIFDVVKSGDGQSRVVISALVAAANENRLTVWSSHEDEQREIRTTNLSGAVGGDDGETPHVGVYLSDAASTKMEFYLDYTTILRTGRCLRGDVQELSTTTELRSNAPSNADRLSPYVTGTGAFTPRGTMRISVRAYSPFDGGFTEVRVNGKKQTVYADRHLGRNVTSVTLVINPGETYTVTTSMISGRGQRGDAVFSTTPGVQQTLNNVRVQSACG comes from the coding sequence ATGAGGATCGGCAGATTCGGCGGTCGCACCAGGTATCACCATCACCGGCCGTGGTACCAACGCATCACCCGCGTCCAGGTCGGTTGGGGAGTGCTGGGTCTGATCGTCGTGCTGCTGGCGGCATTCGGGCTGCAGGCGCGACAGGCGAGCTCGTCGCTGCGGCTTGCTGCCAACCAGGCCGAGGTGTTGCAGAGCCAGATCGTGGCCGGCGACGACGTGGGCGCCAAGGCGACCCTCGTCGGGCTGCAGGAGTCCGCGGCCGAGGCGCGCAGTCGCACGGACGGGATCCTGTGGATCGTCGGCTCGCACGTGCCCTACTTCGGCAAGAACGTCTCCGCTGTGCAGACGGTGGCTGACGTCATCGACCAGATCTCGCAGGAAGCGATGCCTCCGGTCGTCAAGCTGTCCAAGCAGGTCAACCTCAACACGTTCAGCCCGCGTGACGGCAAGGTCGACCTCGCGGCGATCAACGAGATCCGCCCGTCTATCGCGGCGGCGGACGAGGCGCTTGCAGCAGCGAATGACAAGCTCGTGAAGATCGATGCAGACTCCCTGCTGGTGCCGATCCGTGGGCCGGTAGCGACGATCCAGAACAAGATCGCGACCGCTGGCTCGGCGGCCAGCTCGAGCCGCACCGCCGCCCAGCTCCTCCCGTCGATGCTCGGCGGCAAGGACACCAGGCGCTATCTGCTGCTGATCCAGAACAATGCCGAGGTCCGCCCCACTGGCGGTATCGCCGGGTCGTTCGCAATCCTCAAGGCCAAGAACGGCAAGCTCTCGATGGGCGAACAGGGATCGACCCAGGATCTCCCCCCCGTCGCGAAACCTGTCATCCCGATGACCAAGGACGAGAAGACGGTCTTCCCCACGACCCTGGTGACTGACCTGCGCGACGCCAACATCACTCCCGACTTTCCGCGGACGGGTGAGATCACCCGGGCCCTGGTCAAGAAGGGACTTGGTGTCGACGTCGATGGGGTCATCTCCGTCGACCCCATCGCGCTGAGCTACGTGCTCGGCGGCACGGGGCCGGTCACGGTCGACAACGGAGCAGTGATCGACCAGTCGAATGCCGTCAGCACCCTGCTCAACCGGCTCTACCGCCAGGTTCAGGACAACGACGAGCAGGACGACTTCTTCGCCTCGGCCGCACGCAAGATCTTTGATGTCGTCAAGTCCGGCGACGGGCAGTCGCGAGTCGTCATCTCGGCGCTGGTGGCCGCCGCCAACGAGAACCGGCTCACGGTGTGGTCCTCCCACGAGGACGAGCAGCGCGAGATCCGGACCACGAACCTGTCCGGAGCCGTGGGCGGGGATGACGGGGAGACGCCCCACGTCGGCGTCTACCTGAGTGACGCAGCCTCCACCAAGATGGAGTTCTACCTTGACTACACGACGATCCTTCGGACCGGTCGCTGCCTTCGGGGGGACGTCCAGGAGCTCAGCACGACGACCGAGCTGAGGTCGAACGCGCCGTCGAACGCGGACCGCTTGTCACCGTACGTCACTGGCACCGGTGCCTTCACGCCACGCGGCACGATGCGGATCAGCGTGCGCGCCTACTCGCCATTCGACGGTGGCTTCACCGAGGTGCGGGTCAACGGCAAGAAGCAGACCGTCTATGCCGACCGGCACCTGGGCCGCAACGTCACGAGCGTGACGCTGGTGATCAACCCGGGCGAGACCTACACCGTCACGACGTCGATGATCTCGGGTCGCGGCCAGCGCGGCGACGCGGTGTTCTCCACGACGCCGGGTGTGCAGCAGACGCTCAACAACGTGCGGGTCCAGTCCGCCTGCGGCTGA
- a CDS encoding sugar transferase yields MRAATDRRGADWERHYGRILVLSDLVILVWVFATAHVVWAASIAEVGFEAFTPELVGASVGMAMLWHVVLTLAGTRDTRVFGAGPEEYKRVFSSTLVVFAVIAFCGYMAEFKVPRMYVLVLLPFGLTLLALSRWSWRQWLLVRRQRGQMTYAAIVIGSTAAVENIAAVIGRNAVFGYRLTGACITTPDPPRQVAGVPVLGGVDGLTQTVLASGANALIVTSSDAMHPDMVRRLGWDLEGYDIEIIVAPSLANIAGPRVHIRPVAGLPLLHVEQPSYRGAQRWAKGLFDRVGGLALVLAFSPVLVVLAVAIKLTSAGKVFFVQERVGQDGQTFGMIKFRSMVEGADAMLADLEPDTGNIVMFKMRDDPRVTRVGRFLRRYSLDELPQLFNVLKGDMSLVGPRPPLVSEVSGYAAEARRRLLVRPGMTGLWQISGRSELDWEDTVRLDLYYVENWSLVGDMLILWKTFRAVVSSAGAY; encoded by the coding sequence GTGAGAGCCGCGACGGATCGTCGAGGTGCCGACTGGGAGCGTCACTACGGCCGCATCCTCGTGCTCTCCGACCTGGTGATCCTGGTCTGGGTCTTCGCAACCGCGCACGTCGTGTGGGCTGCGAGCATCGCCGAGGTCGGATTCGAGGCATTCACGCCTGAGCTGGTCGGAGCATCGGTCGGGATGGCCATGCTGTGGCATGTCGTCCTGACTCTGGCCGGCACCCGTGACACCCGGGTCTTCGGCGCCGGACCCGAGGAGTACAAACGGGTCTTCAGCTCCACGCTCGTGGTGTTCGCGGTCATCGCGTTCTGCGGCTACATGGCCGAGTTCAAGGTCCCGAGGATGTACGTCCTGGTGCTGCTGCCCTTCGGGTTGACCCTGCTGGCCCTGAGTCGCTGGTCGTGGCGCCAGTGGCTTCTGGTGCGTCGACAGCGCGGGCAGATGACGTACGCGGCGATCGTGATCGGCAGCACCGCGGCGGTCGAGAACATTGCCGCGGTGATCGGCCGCAACGCGGTGTTCGGCTACCGGTTGACGGGCGCCTGCATCACGACGCCGGACCCGCCGCGTCAGGTCGCGGGTGTCCCGGTCCTGGGGGGCGTCGACGGCCTCACCCAGACCGTGCTGGCATCCGGTGCCAACGCCCTCATCGTGACATCGTCAGATGCGATGCACCCCGACATGGTCCGTCGGCTCGGCTGGGACCTCGAGGGCTACGACATCGAGATCATCGTGGCGCCCTCGCTGGCCAACATCGCTGGGCCGCGGGTGCACATCCGCCCCGTGGCCGGACTGCCGTTGCTGCACGTCGAGCAGCCGTCCTACCGGGGTGCGCAGCGCTGGGCCAAGGGTCTGTTCGATCGCGTCGGTGGCCTCGCGCTGGTCCTCGCGTTCTCGCCCGTGCTCGTTGTGCTCGCGGTCGCGATCAAGCTCACCAGCGCCGGCAAGGTGTTCTTCGTGCAGGAGCGGGTCGGGCAGGACGGCCAGACGTTCGGCATGATCAAGTTCCGCAGCATGGTGGAGGGCGCGGACGCGATGCTCGCGGACCTGGAGCCCGATACCGGCAACATCGTGATGTTCAAGATGCGGGACGACCCTCGGGTGACCCGGGTTGGCCGATTCCTTCGGCGCTACTCCTTGGACGAGCTGCCGCAGCTGTTCAACGTCCTCAAGGGCGACATGAGCCTGGTGGGACCGCGACCACCCCTGGTCTCGGAGGTCTCCGGCTACGCCGCCGAGGCCCGTCGTCGGCTGCTGGTGCGCCCCGGCATGACCGGTCTGTGGCAGATCTCGGGGCGTTCCGAGCTGGATTGGGAGGACACCGTCCGGCTCGATCTGTACTACGTCGAGAATTGGTCCCTGGTGGGCGACATGCTGATCCTGTGGAAGACGTTCCGGGCAGTTGTGTCGTCCGCGGGCGCCTACTGA
- a CDS encoding polysaccharide biosynthesis tyrosine autokinase produces the protein MKQGHPAKLLLRRWPSIVVMTVIGLVLAGAYLASASPLYTAHADILISPPVAQSTRAVSDRTVESYAQVLGGRGTAGRVVQDLGLPMSGRSVDLRLDGEVVPGTSTLRATAEDGSRERAAEIGQSAAETFVTWFGTLDTDLTATVVEKAAVPTTASSPSRAGWLTAGGILGLLAGLLLTWARKASDHSIRTPAELEEISEAPVLGAIAYDRAAVDSPLITSLGTHHPRFEAIRILRTNLQFLDIDRDTKVITITSSLAGEGKSTTACNLAIALSQTGSRVALVEGDLRRPRVSEYLGIEKAVGLTTVLVGRVTLDAALQPAATPGLDVLTSGSLPPNPSEILQTNAMRALVSDLRHRYDIVLIDAPPLLPVTDASLLASISDGAILVVRHGQTSRDEVRTATERLHSVGARLLGTVLSMSPVKELSRYGYGYGYGYGPDYFAQATGGRRGGARRS, from the coding sequence ATGAAGCAGGGTCATCCCGCCAAGCTGCTGTTGCGACGGTGGCCGTCGATCGTGGTCATGACGGTGATCGGACTGGTTCTGGCCGGGGCCTATCTGGCCTCGGCGTCCCCGCTCTACACCGCCCATGCCGACATCCTGATCTCTCCGCCCGTCGCCCAGAGCACTCGCGCAGTGTCCGACCGAACGGTCGAGTCGTACGCACAGGTGCTGGGTGGGCGAGGCACTGCCGGGCGAGTCGTGCAGGATCTCGGCCTGCCGATGAGCGGACGCTCGGTCGATCTCCGCCTCGACGGCGAGGTCGTCCCCGGCACCTCCACGCTGCGGGCAACCGCCGAGGACGGCAGCCGCGAGCGCGCCGCCGAGATCGGCCAGTCCGCCGCCGAGACGTTCGTGACCTGGTTCGGCACGCTGGACACCGACCTCACCGCGACCGTGGTCGAGAAGGCTGCCGTCCCGACCACGGCGTCGAGCCCGTCACGGGCGGGCTGGCTGACAGCCGGAGGAATCCTCGGACTGCTCGCCGGACTCCTCCTGACGTGGGCACGCAAGGCCTCCGACCACAGCATCCGCACCCCGGCCGAGCTCGAGGAGATCTCCGAAGCGCCGGTGCTCGGCGCCATCGCGTACGACCGCGCCGCGGTCGACTCACCACTCATCACCTCGCTCGGGACGCACCACCCTCGATTCGAGGCGATCCGGATCCTGCGGACGAACCTGCAGTTCCTCGACATCGACCGGGACACCAAGGTCATCACGATCACGAGCTCCTTGGCCGGCGAGGGCAAGTCGACCACGGCGTGCAACCTGGCCATTGCGCTGTCACAGACCGGTTCCCGGGTCGCGCTGGTGGAAGGCGACCTGCGCCGGCCGCGGGTCAGCGAGTACCTCGGCATCGAGAAGGCCGTCGGGCTGACCACGGTCCTCGTCGGTCGGGTGACCCTCGACGCAGCGCTGCAGCCTGCCGCGACCCCGGGACTCGACGTCCTGACCAGCGGATCGCTGCCACCCAACCCGTCGGAGATCCTGCAGACCAACGCGATGCGAGCGCTGGTCTCGGATCTGCGGCACCGCTACGACATCGTGCTGATCGATGCGCCACCGCTCCTGCCGGTGACCGACGCCTCGCTGCTCGCCTCTATCTCGGACGGGGCAATCCTGGTCGTGCGTCACGGCCAGACCAGCCGCGACGAGGTACGCACCGCGACCGAACGCCTGCACTCCGTCGGCGCCCGGCTGCTCGGCACGGTGCTGAGCATGTCGCCGGTCAAGGAGCTGTCTCGCTACGGGTACGGCTACGGGTACGGCTACGGACCCGACTACTTCGCGCAGGCCACCGGCGGTCGCAGGGGCGGGGCGCGCCGGTCCTAG
- a CDS encoding DUF4395 domain-containing protein, with protein sequence MSQPHLVDPRGLRVAATATATVLALVLVIPGQVGVWLLAAQVAIFAVAALVGLKYSPYAIVFARFIRPRIGAPTELEDARPPRFAQIVGLSFTAVALLAFLGGAATVAYIAAALALMAALLNATVGLCLGCELYLAVRRLTPVNA encoded by the coding sequence ATGTCCCAACCCCATCTCGTCGACCCCCGAGGCCTTCGGGTCGCCGCCACCGCCACTGCGACGGTCCTCGCTCTCGTCCTGGTCATTCCCGGCCAGGTCGGGGTGTGGTTGCTGGCCGCGCAGGTTGCGATCTTCGCCGTCGCGGCGCTGGTCGGCCTCAAGTACTCGCCATACGCGATCGTGTTCGCCCGCTTCATCCGGCCGCGGATCGGCGCACCGACCGAGCTCGAGGACGCCCGGCCGCCCCGATTCGCCCAGATCGTCGGGCTGTCGTTCACGGCGGTCGCGCTGCTCGCATTCCTCGGCGGGGCCGCGACGGTCGCCTACATCGCCGCGGCGTTGGCGCTGATGGCGGCACTGCTCAACGCAACCGTGGGCCTGTGCCTCGGCTGCGAGCTCTACCTGGCGGTCCGCCGGCTCACGCCGGTCAACGCCTGA